In Meriones unguiculatus strain TT.TT164.6M chromosome 17, Bangor_MerUng_6.1, whole genome shotgun sequence, a single window of DNA contains:
- the LOC110563458 gene encoding small ribosomal subunit protein uS14-like, whose protein sequence is MGHQQLYWSHPRKFGQGSRSCRVCSNHHGLIRQYGLNMCRQCFCQYAKDIGFIKLD, encoded by the coding sequence ATGGGTCACCAGCAGCTCTACTGGAGTCACCCGCGGAAGTTCGGCCAGGGTTCTCGCTCCTGCCGCGTCTGCTCCAACCACCACGGTCTGATCCGGCAATACGGGCTGAACATGTGCCGTCAGTGTTTCTGTCAGTACGCGAAGGACATTGGCTTCATTAAGTTGGACTGA